The following are from one region of the Thermosinus carboxydivorans Nor1 genome:
- a CDS encoding GlsB/YeaQ/YmgE family stress response membrane protein, whose amino-acid sequence MLWFLVIGLVAGWLASQISRGSSFGLVGNLVVGIIGAYLGGLLFSLLGLAAYGTIGSIIMSTIGAIIFLWALRMVTGRTPAK is encoded by the coding sequence ATGCTTTGGTTTTTAGTTATCGGCCTTGTTGCCGGCTGGCTGGCCAGCCAAATCTCCCGCGGCAGCAGTTTCGGCCTGGTTGGCAACCTCGTCGTCGGCATTATCGGCGCCTATTTAGGCGGCCTTCTCTTTAGCCTGCTCGGCCTGGCCGCTTACGGCACCATCGGTTCCATCATCATGAGTACCATCGGCGCTATTATCTTTCTCTGGGCGCTGCGGATGGTCACCGGCAGAACACCGGCGAAATAG
- a CDS encoding nucleoside recognition domain-containing protein codes for MSQPAVNTNKSFVEVFMEGARKGFTIAANQIAPALIFAFVLIEILNQTGLMKIIGTWTAPLMAPFGLPGAASVALISAFFSKAAGASAAADLYRRGLLTAQQATILYPGVILMGTLIGHYVRIVIVAGTNPKYHPLMFAICLLDAAIGMLLMRLFI; via the coding sequence ATGAGTCAGCCGGCAGTTAATACCAACAAGTCGTTTGTCGAAGTCTTTATGGAGGGGGCGCGCAAAGGGTTTACTATTGCCGCCAACCAGATTGCGCCGGCCCTTATTTTTGCCTTTGTCCTTATTGAAATTTTGAACCAAACCGGTCTTATGAAAATTATCGGGACTTGGACGGCCCCACTGATGGCGCCGTTTGGGCTGCCCGGCGCTGCTTCGGTTGCCTTGATTTCCGCCTTTTTCAGCAAGGCGGCCGGCGCTTCTGCGGCGGCTGACCTTTACCGGCGGGGCCTGCTGACGGCCCAGCAGGCGACCATCCTCTATCCCGGCGTCATTCTCATGGGGACGCTGATTGGCCACTATGTGCGGATCGTCATCGTTGCCGGCACTAACCCCAAGTATCATCCGCTCATGTTTGCTATTTGCCTATTGGACGCCGCGATCGGCATGCTGCTGATGCGCCTGTTTATCTAA
- a CDS encoding ArsB/NhaD family transporter, with protein MTTQASIATAIFLAAYALIVAEKIHRTVVALIGAVLVIVTGILAQEAAIEVVDFNTIGLLIGMMVIVGITRHTGVFEYLAIWSAKLVKGDPAWIMVSLATVTAGLSALLDNVTTVLLIVPVTFSIAERLRISPLPFLMAEVLASNIGGTATLIGDPPNIMIGSATGLGFMDFVIALTPAIIIIHILTMGWFRILYKQSLCCDPQWQAAVLAMDEREQIKDAALLKKCLFVIGLTILGFVLHQALHLESATVAIAGAALLLLLTRMEPDHAFEAVEWGVIFFFVGLFVIVGALEHTGVIEMVAKAALSVTGSNIPLAGSLILWLSAIASAFVDNIPFTATMIPLIQDMGRLGGIADLNPLWWSLSLGACLGGNGTLIGASANIVVASMAEKRGLSIGFLGFTKIAFPMMIMSIIVSHIYLWLRFF; from the coding sequence ATGACAACGCAAGCATCCATCGCCACGGCCATCTTTTTGGCCGCTTACGCATTGATCGTGGCGGAAAAAATTCACCGGACGGTGGTGGCGCTTATCGGCGCCGTCCTTGTCATTGTGACCGGCATCCTCGCGCAGGAAGCAGCAATCGAAGTGGTTGATTTCAACACCATCGGCCTGCTGATTGGCATGATGGTCATCGTCGGCATTACCCGCCATACGGGTGTATTTGAATACCTGGCAATTTGGTCGGCCAAACTGGTGAAAGGCGACCCGGCCTGGATTATGGTATCCCTGGCCACGGTTACGGCGGGCTTGTCCGCCCTGCTGGATAATGTTACAACCGTACTGCTTATCGTGCCGGTTACGTTTTCGATTGCCGAACGGCTGCGGATAAGCCCATTGCCGTTTTTGATGGCGGAAGTGCTGGCCAGCAATATTGGCGGTACGGCGACGCTGATCGGCGACCCGCCCAATATTATGATCGGCAGCGCCACCGGTCTGGGGTTCATGGACTTTGTCATCGCGCTTACGCCAGCTATCATTATCATTCATATTCTGACCATGGGTTGGTTCCGCATCCTGTATAAACAGAGCCTGTGCTGCGATCCCCAGTGGCAGGCGGCGGTGCTGGCCATGGATGAAAGAGAGCAGATTAAAGATGCGGCGCTCTTAAAAAAGTGCCTGTTTGTCATCGGTCTGACTATCCTCGGCTTTGTGCTGCACCAGGCGCTGCACCTTGAGTCGGCGACGGTGGCCATTGCCGGTGCGGCCCTCCTGCTGCTTTTAACGCGGATGGAACCGGACCACGCCTTTGAGGCGGTTGAATGGGGCGTTATCTTCTTTTTCGTTGGTCTGTTCGTTATCGTCGGCGCGCTTGAGCACACCGGCGTTATTGAAATGGTGGCCAAAGCGGCGCTATCGGTTACCGGCAGCAATATCCCGCTGGCCGGGTCGCTTATCCTCTGGCTGTCGGCCATTGCCTCCGCCTTTGTCGACAATATCCCTTTTACCGCGACCATGATCCCGCTTATCCAGGACATGGGCCGGCTGGGCGGCATTGCCGACCTAAATCCGCTGTGGTGGTCGCTGTCCTTAGGCGCCTGTCTCGGCGGCAACGGTACCCTTATTGGCGCCTCGGCCAATATTGTCGTGGCGAGCATGGCGGAAAAACGGGGCCTCAGCATCGGATTTCTAGGCTTTACCAAGATTGCTTTTCCCATGATGATTATGAGCATTATTGTCAGTCATATTTACTTATGGTTGCGCTTTTTTTAA
- a CDS encoding DUF1540 domain-containing protein, with product MADILAGVKCTVQNCKYWNSGYKCSAPSIEVNVDGGGTSASRSPETNCKTFVPR from the coding sequence ATGGCTGATATCTTAGCAGGCGTTAAATGCACGGTCCAAAACTGTAAATACTGGAACAGTGGCTACAAATGTTCCGCCCCATCCATCGAAGTAAATGTCGATGGCGGCGGCACCTCGGCTAGCAGAAGCCCCGAGACAAACTGCAAAACCTTTGTTCCACGGTAA
- a CDS encoding uracil-DNA glycosylase yields the protein MPVPDSMFQNHAELEAALLACNQCALCREGNRGPTSYNGTPDSPLMLVGEGPGGVEDEYGVPLVGPSGQLLDRALASVGITRDRIYTTNVVKCRPRGNRTPTVEEGQVCASRWLDAEITLVKPKIIIALGSVALKYLYEPNARITKDRGRWFMTKYGIPAIATYHPAYLLRLTGQDLVRAKWEVYYDLKAAVERLAELAPDYCLQSDPPPDLLAIYAKRRRERLDRGRARA from the coding sequence ATGCCCGTGCCTGATAGTATGTTTCAAAACCATGCCGAATTGGAAGCGGCGCTCTTGGCGTGCAATCAGTGCGCGCTTTGCCGGGAAGGCAACCGGGGGCCGACTTCGTACAATGGAACACCGGACAGCCCCCTGATGTTGGTAGGAGAAGGCCCTGGCGGCGTTGAGGACGAGTATGGCGTGCCGCTCGTCGGTCCTTCCGGACAACTCCTAGACCGGGCCCTTGCCAGTGTGGGCATTACTCGCGACCGCATTTACACTACCAATGTCGTCAAATGTCGGCCTCGCGGCAACCGGACGCCGACCGTCGAAGAGGGACAAGTTTGCGCCAGCCGGTGGCTTGATGCCGAAATTACCCTAGTGAAGCCGAAAATTATCATCGCGCTGGGCAGTGTAGCCCTTAAATACCTGTATGAGCCCAATGCCCGCATTACCAAAGACCGCGGCCGGTGGTTCATGACCAAGTACGGCATACCGGCCATCGCAACCTACCATCCTGCTTATCTGCTCCGCCTGACCGGCCAGGATTTGGTCCGCGCCAAATGGGAGGTCTACTATGATTTGAAGGCGGCGGTGGAAAGACTTGCCGAATTGGCTCCGGACTATTGTTTGCAATCAGATCCGCCGCCCGATCTGCTTGCCATCTATGCTAAGCGGCGGCGTGAGCGGCTGGACAGGGGGAGGGCGCGGGCTTAG
- a CDS encoding bile acid:sodium symporter family protein yields the protein MTAVFYRWNEWLGKRMFLLVLSAMALGFYLKAPDTPTLRAAVIVFFAYMTFITALSTSFHQFVKILRRPAAPVWILVLVHGVTPLVAWLAGLIFYPNDLSIRMGYLVGASIPIGVTSLLWTALVKGNTSVSLVAITLDTLIAPVFLPLFFRVFIGQTVQIDYLKMVLELLAMITLPSLIGMALHDWSEGRLAGFAKGIGGITSKLAFFGVIFINASLVLSELTFDLSLVKALLVTLGVSTSGYFIGYLGSFALRERSPEMIMTMIYNVGMRNIATGLVLALAYFPPTAAIPIITSMLYQQPLAAIIPHIYKPAAAEKRPGH from the coding sequence ATGACCGCTGTCTTTTACCGCTGGAATGAATGGTTGGGCAAGCGGATGTTCCTACTCGTCCTGTCCGCCATGGCGCTGGGCTTTTACCTAAAAGCCCCCGATACACCCACGCTGCGGGCCGCGGTGATCGTATTTTTCGCCTATATGACCTTCATTACCGCCTTGTCTACCAGTTTCCACCAGTTTGTGAAAATACTGCGCCGGCCGGCGGCGCCGGTGTGGATACTTGTGCTGGTACACGGCGTCACCCCGTTAGTCGCCTGGCTGGCCGGACTAATCTTTTACCCCAATGACCTCTCCATCCGTATGGGTTATCTGGTCGGCGCCTCCATCCCGATCGGCGTTACATCCCTGCTCTGGACAGCACTGGTCAAAGGAAATACGTCCGTTTCCCTGGTCGCCATCACGCTGGACACGCTGATTGCCCCGGTGTTTCTGCCGCTGTTCTTCAGAGTGTTTATCGGGCAAACGGTGCAGATTGACTATCTAAAGATGGTACTGGAACTATTAGCCATGATCACCCTACCAAGTCTGATCGGCATGGCGCTGCACGACTGGTCGGAAGGCCGGTTGGCCGGTTTTGCCAAAGGCATTGGCGGTATCACATCGAAACTGGCCTTTTTTGGCGTTATTTTTATCAACGCCTCACTGGTCTTATCCGAACTAACCTTCGACCTCTCGCTTGTCAAAGCGTTGCTCGTCACGCTGGGCGTGTCGACGTCCGGCTACTTTATCGGCTATTTGGGCTCCTTCGCTTTACGCGAACGCAGCCCGGAAATGATCATGACCATGATTTACAATGTAGGCATGCGCAACATTGCGACAGGCCTGGTATTGGCCCTCGCCTATTTCCCGCCCACCGCCGCCATCCCGATTATTACATCTATGCTTTACCAGCAGCCGCTGGCGGCCATCATTCCCCATATCTACAAACCGGCCGCTGCCGAAAAACGCCCCGGGCATTAA
- a CDS encoding CHASE4 domain-containing protein: protein MTIRKKLLALFLAILIGAAAVMYAVTHMVLLRGLAELEKVEVIEDLARAANVIAYDTAVLDDQALDWAVWDDTYQFVVDGNREYIASNLEETNFISPKINFIIFFDNEGKLVFGKGYDLERRRELPLPASLLMLGRENQRVKGIVMLPEGPLLVAIEPILDSNGNGPARGMLLFGRYLDDDRIKRLADTVQLSFTVRPANDPALPEDFRQARTALEQGNSPFITLLNDNTIAGYLILPDIHGKPAVLLKLEDSRKLYWGVMPAIGYYLLALMLVGFVVMATAFWVVERQVLDRLTALAGGVAEIGAASSLSRRLTIKGKDELADLARAINGMLASLEQAEAQLRYCSIHDALTGVYNRAFIEEWLRGLPESGRRAISVVFCDLDGLKLVNDIFGHNCGDELIKAFADLLRACCPENAAVARVGGDEFVLIINDDRPEAAEAICTSIRAAVAEYNRSNRTAPLPLSISLGTATGLANKEDILSLLGQADNAMYREKFERSRKLRRSFLPLLKKALVARDASANGHARRLKNRIVEFALACGLTDFNPRDLKLFALFHDIGKVGLPPDVLAKQGDLTPDEEEIMHRHVEIGFRIALAVPDLLPIADWILKHHEWWNGGGYPLGFKGEEIPLPCRLLAILDAYDNMTSGAPSGQALSHDAAVEEIKNLAGIRFDPRLVDIFVDMMDGGNKEEASGDARA from the coding sequence GTGACTATACGTAAAAAGCTGCTTGCCTTGTTTCTGGCGATATTGATAGGGGCGGCCGCAGTCATGTATGCTGTTACCCACATGGTGCTGCTCCGCGGCCTCGCGGAACTAGAGAAAGTGGAAGTAATAGAAGACTTGGCCAGAGCGGCCAATGTAATCGCCTATGACACCGCCGTCCTGGATGATCAGGCTCTCGACTGGGCGGTGTGGGACGATACCTACCAGTTTGTGGTGGACGGCAACCGCGAGTATATTGCCAGTAATTTGGAGGAAACCAACTTTATAAGCCCCAAAATCAATTTTATTATCTTTTTTGATAATGAAGGCAAGCTGGTTTTCGGCAAAGGGTATGACTTAGAGCGACGTCGGGAACTGCCGCTGCCCGCGTCGCTACTCATGCTCGGTCGGGAAAACCAGCGGGTTAAGGGCATTGTCATGTTGCCGGAGGGGCCGCTGCTGGTGGCGATCGAGCCGATTTTGGACTCTAATGGCAACGGGCCGGCGCGGGGGATGCTGCTCTTTGGCCGCTATCTGGACGATGACCGGATTAAGCGACTGGCCGATACTGTTCAATTGTCGTTCACGGTGCGGCCGGCTAACGACCCGGCGCTGCCGGAAGATTTTCGCCAGGCCCGCACGGCGCTAGAGCAAGGAAATTCACCGTTCATAACTTTGTTAAACGATAATACGATTGCCGGATATCTTATCCTGCCTGATATCCACGGCAAGCCGGCGGTGCTGCTCAAACTGGAAGATAGCAGGAAACTTTATTGGGGAGTCATGCCTGCCATCGGCTATTATCTGTTGGCGCTAATGCTTGTCGGCTTTGTGGTGATGGCCACGGCGTTCTGGGTGGTGGAGCGTCAGGTGCTGGACCGGCTGACGGCTTTAGCCGGTGGCGTTGCCGAAATCGGTGCGGCCAGCAGCCTGTCGCGACGATTGACGATAAAGGGGAAAGACGAGCTGGCCGATCTTGCTAGGGCCATTAACGGCATGCTGGCGTCCTTGGAGCAGGCTGAGGCCCAGCTAAGGTACTGCAGCATCCATGACGCGCTCACCGGGGTATATAACCGGGCCTTTATTGAAGAATGGCTGCGAGGGCTGCCGGAATCCGGCCGACGGGCCATCAGCGTCGTTTTTTGCGACTTGGACGGGCTGAAACTTGTTAACGATATTTTCGGCCACAATTGCGGGGACGAGCTGATTAAGGCGTTTGCCGACCTGCTCCGGGCGTGCTGTCCCGAAAATGCCGCGGTTGCTCGTGTCGGCGGCGACGAATTTGTTCTTATAATCAATGACGACAGGCCGGAAGCAGCCGAGGCGATATGCACCTCGATCCGCGCCGCGGTAGCGGAATACAACCGGTCCAACCGGACTGCGCCGCTCCCGCTGAGCATTTCCTTAGGTACGGCTACGGGTTTGGCGAACAAAGAAGACATTTTATCCCTCCTTGGACAAGCTGATAATGCAATGTATCGGGAAAAATTTGAGCGCAGTCGCAAACTGCGCCGTTCGTTCCTGCCGCTTTTGAAAAAGGCGCTGGTGGCGCGGGACGCATCCGCTAACGGCCACGCCCGGCGTTTGAAGAATAGGATTGTTGAATTTGCCCTTGCTTGCGGTCTGACCGACTTTAATCCGCGTGACCTTAAGCTGTTCGCCTTGTTCCACGATATCGGCAAAGTTGGCCTGCCGCCGGACGTTCTGGCCAAACAGGGCGATCTTACGCCGGACGAAGAGGAAATTATGCACCGCCATGTGGAAATCGGGTTTCGCATTGCGTTGGCCGTACCCGACCTTCTGCCTATTGCCGATTGGATCTTAAAGCACCATGAATGGTGGAACGGCGGCGGGTACCCGCTCGGGTTCAAGGGTGAGGAAATTCCGTTGCCATGCCGCTTATTGGCCATTTTAGATGCCTACGACAACATGACAAGCGGCGCGCCGAGCGGCCAGGCTTTAAGCCATGACGCCGCTGTCGAAGAAATAAAGAATTTGGCAGGGATTCGCTTCGATCCCCGCCTGGTGGATATTTTTGTTGACATGATGGACGGCGGTAATAAGGAGGAAGCAAGTGGTGATGCCCGTGCCTGA
- the fcl gene encoding GDP-L-fucose synthase has product MRKDAKIYIAGHRGLAGSAIVRQLRSQGYVNIITRTSAELDLRCQAAVDAFFRAFRPEYVFLAAAKVGGIWANNRYPAEFIYDNLAIATNVIHAAHCYGVKKLLFLGSSCIYPKYASQPLKEEYLLTGELEPTNEWYAVAKIAGIKLCQAYRRQYDANFIAVMPANLYGINDNFDLETAHVLPALLRKFHEAKAAGMSAVTVWGSGKARREFLYVDDLAEACCFLMQNYDGEEIINVGTGTDITIRELAELIREIVGFNGDIIYDRTKPDGTFQKLLDVTKINRLGWQAKIGLREGIEKTYRWFKDCLS; this is encoded by the coding sequence ATGCGCAAAGATGCAAAGATCTATATAGCCGGCCACCGCGGCCTGGCAGGCTCAGCCATTGTCCGGCAGCTGCGCAGTCAGGGATATGTTAACATTATTACCCGCACCAGCGCCGAACTGGACCTGCGCTGCCAGGCCGCCGTCGACGCGTTTTTCCGCGCCTTCCGCCCGGAATACGTTTTTCTCGCTGCCGCCAAAGTAGGCGGGATTTGGGCTAATAACCGCTATCCCGCCGAATTTATCTATGATAATCTGGCGATCGCGACGAACGTCATTCATGCCGCCCATTGCTACGGCGTGAAGAAACTGCTCTTCCTCGGCAGTTCCTGCATCTATCCCAAATACGCCAGCCAGCCGTTAAAAGAGGAATATTTGCTTACCGGCGAATTGGAACCGACCAATGAATGGTACGCGGTGGCGAAAATTGCCGGGATTAAGTTATGTCAGGCCTACCGCCGGCAATACGACGCTAACTTTATTGCGGTCATGCCGGCCAACTTATACGGCATAAACGACAATTTTGACTTAGAAACAGCGCATGTGCTGCCGGCCCTGCTGCGCAAATTCCATGAAGCCAAAGCAGCCGGCATGAGCGCTGTTACCGTCTGGGGCAGCGGCAAGGCGCGGCGCGAGTTTCTCTATGTCGATGATTTAGCCGAAGCGTGTTGTTTTTTGATGCAAAATTATGACGGCGAAGAAATTATTAATGTGGGAACCGGTACGGACATTACCATTCGGGAATTGGCCGAACTTATCCGGGAAATCGTCGGTTTTAACGGTGATATTATTTACGACCGAACGAAACCGGACGGCACTTTTCAGAAACTGCTTGACGTAACGAAAATTAACCGGCTGGGCTGGCAGGCGAAAATTGGCCTGCGCGAAGGAATTGAGAAAACCTACCGTTGGTTTAAAGACTGCTTAAGTTAA
- a CDS encoding nucleoside recognition domain-containing protein, which translates to MNEAAKDHDKVSLKGWIALAMFVLMFSGLFKVLGDALGLKWLSAFDFVVLNGKFGTDLVGKGGVGARTGFMEAFVLFPTVMFAVGVVEVCEHFGALRAAGKVFTPLLRPLLGIPGICGLAFVASLNSSDVGSVLTRQLKENGHITDDERTTFVAYQYAASAPITNTLAAGAALLPISVVAPGVVIAVELMAKIIGANIVRFYLKIVNKKEVGANESAGS; encoded by the coding sequence ATGAACGAAGCAGCCAAAGACCATGACAAAGTCAGCCTTAAAGGCTGGATTGCCCTGGCGATGTTTGTCCTGATGTTCTCCGGCCTGTTCAAGGTACTGGGCGATGCCTTGGGACTCAAGTGGTTGTCGGCGTTCGACTTTGTCGTGCTTAACGGCAAATTCGGCACCGACCTGGTCGGCAAGGGCGGTGTCGGCGCCCGGACAGGGTTTATGGAAGCTTTTGTCCTCTTTCCGACTGTAATGTTTGCGGTAGGTGTTGTCGAGGTCTGCGAGCACTTCGGGGCTTTGCGGGCAGCGGGCAAAGTATTCACTCCTCTGCTCAGACCTTTGCTGGGTATCCCTGGCATCTGCGGCCTCGCTTTCGTTGCCAGTCTTAACAGCTCAGACGTTGGCTCGGTATTGACGCGCCAGCTCAAAGAAAACGGTCATATCACGGACGATGAGCGTACCACCTTTGTTGCGTACCAATATGCTGCCTCGGCGCCCATTACCAATACGTTAGCAGCCGGCGCCGCTTTGCTTCCGATCAGTGTGGTGGCGCCCGGTGTGGTTATCGCCGTGGAACTTATGGCTAAGATTATTGGCGCCAATATCGTGCGCTTTTACTTAAAAATAGTGAACAAGAAGGAGGTAGGCGCCAATGAGTCAGCCGGCAGTTAA
- a CDS encoding sigma 54-interacting transcriptional regulator, translating into MMTACIAVFALGETTAKSIAGQLAGFFASDKVIIQSHCLERPQALPTAPIKADVAVISSSAVLPLATPHIHPATRTLVARRSLGVAALDALLALPNGTKVLVCHKYPAGCRELAASIRELGMSHIECYSLYDDDHELCKTITTAVVAGDRDGLPPWIKKVIDIGSREVELASLVEIAHIINYPLDNSGLLTLRYSREIVRRTERLQQAVKHIEALHNQIRTVLNTVQDALVAIDNNGNIRVLNDVARRLAVSSEDGPTGKWLFDVFPGLRGCLSSRYEVVAGKNLVQMAGKTYHVTVSPVKDSGGMTDGCVVALRDVTDVMRMESEVRSALKARGHLARYTFDDILGISPAIRATIQTARKLAASDLNVLILGENGTGKELFAHSIHNASGRAGGPFVAANCAALPASLIESELFGYEEGAFTGAKRGGKPGLIEQAHGGTIFLDEIGDISPEAQARLLRVIQEKEVMRLGCTRIIPVDVRIIAATNRDLKELVRQQKFRQDLYYRLFVAPLPVPPLRERKQDIPYLTCQFLRENGLSADILDDELADALVAYDWPGNVRELQSVIQYAAVIADSPAAFRQAVRDRIGGVRERPSRLPVNLDRQELPLYFALLDILREAKALGYALGRGQLARRMAERGFFLSEQAIRRRLEHLKAAGSLTSGRGRQATRITPAGEELWAALWTEIGCKTG; encoded by the coding sequence ATGATGACTGCCTGTATCGCCGTGTTTGCTTTAGGAGAGACGACAGCCAAATCAATAGCCGGCCAACTGGCCGGCTTCTTTGCAAGCGATAAAGTTATAATCCAGTCACATTGCCTGGAACGGCCGCAAGCGCTTCCTACCGCTCCGATTAAAGCTGATGTGGCGGTTATCTCCAGTAGCGCCGTGCTTCCTCTGGCCACTCCCCATATTCATCCTGCTACCCGCACGTTGGTAGCCCGCCGCTCCCTCGGGGTAGCCGCATTGGACGCGCTGCTGGCGCTGCCTAACGGGACAAAAGTTCTTGTCTGCCATAAATACCCCGCCGGCTGCCGGGAACTGGCCGCGTCCATCCGGGAACTGGGCATGTCGCACATTGAGTGCTATTCCCTATACGATGACGACCACGAACTGTGCAAAACTATTACCACGGCAGTTGTGGCCGGCGACCGGGATGGACTTCCCCCCTGGATAAAAAAAGTCATCGATATCGGTTCGCGGGAAGTGGAATTGGCCAGTCTGGTTGAGATTGCGCATATTATCAATTATCCCTTGGACAATTCGGGTTTGCTTACCCTGCGCTATTCCCGGGAAATAGTGCGGCGGACCGAGCGCCTCCAGCAGGCCGTCAAACATATCGAGGCGCTGCACAACCAGATCAGGACAGTGCTGAATACCGTCCAGGACGCGCTGGTTGCGATTGACAATAACGGCAACATCCGAGTGCTTAATGACGTGGCTCGGCGGCTGGCGGTCAGCAGTGAAGACGGGCCTACCGGCAAATGGCTGTTTGATGTCTTTCCTGGGTTGCGTGGTTGTCTGAGCAGCCGGTATGAAGTGGTTGCTGGCAAAAACCTGGTGCAAATGGCCGGGAAGACCTACCATGTAACCGTGTCGCCGGTTAAAGACAGCGGCGGAATGACTGATGGCTGTGTAGTTGCCCTGCGCGACGTAACCGATGTTATGCGTATGGAGAGCGAGGTGCGCAGCGCGCTAAAAGCGCGGGGTCATTTGGCCCGCTATACGTTTGACGATATTTTGGGAATATCGCCGGCGATCCGCGCCACCATTCAAACGGCGCGGAAACTGGCGGCCAGCGACCTTAACGTGCTCATTCTCGGCGAGAACGGCACCGGCAAAGAGTTGTTCGCCCATTCCATCCACAACGCGTCAGGGCGGGCCGGCGGCCCGTTCGTTGCCGCCAACTGCGCCGCTCTACCGGCTTCTTTAATCGAAAGCGAACTATTCGGCTATGAAGAAGGGGCTTTTACCGGGGCGAAAAGGGGCGGTAAGCCGGGCCTCATTGAGCAAGCCCACGGCGGAACCATTTTTCTCGATGAAATTGGCGATATTTCACCTGAGGCTCAGGCTCGGCTGCTGCGGGTCATTCAGGAAAAGGAAGTAATGCGGCTGGGCTGCACCCGCATCATTCCGGTAGATGTGCGGATAATCGCGGCGACTAACCGGGATCTCAAAGAATTGGTGCGGCAGCAGAAGTTCCGCCAGGACCTCTACTATCGTCTGTTTGTCGCTCCTTTGCCGGTGCCGCCGCTGCGGGAGCGCAAACAGGACATTCCCTATCTAACCTGCCAGTTTCTGCGGGAAAACGGCTTATCCGCTGATATTTTGGATGATGAGCTGGCCGACGCGCTTGTTGCCTACGATTGGCCCGGCAATGTCCGGGAGCTACAGAGCGTAATCCAGTATGCGGCGGTAATCGCCGATTCGCCGGCTGCTTTCCGGCAGGCGGTTCGGGACCGCATCGGCGGCGTTCGGGAAAGGCCGTCCCGGCTGCCGGTCAACCTCGACCGGCAGGAGCTACCGCTGTATTTTGCCCTTTTAGATATTTTGCGGGAAGCGAAAGCACTCGGCTATGCGCTGGGCCGCGGCCAGCTGGCCAGACGGATGGCCGAACGGGGCTTTTTCCTCAGTGAGCAGGCCATACGGCGCCGGCTTGAGCACCTCAAAGCCGCCGGATCTTTGACCAGCGGCCGGGGCCGGCAGGCCACCCGCATTACCCCGGCTGGGGAAGAACTGTGGGCCGCCCTTTGGACAGAAATTGGTTGCAAAACAGGGTGA